One Panicum virgatum strain AP13 chromosome 3N, P.virgatum_v5, whole genome shotgun sequence DNA segment encodes these proteins:
- the LOC120665919 gene encoding uncharacterized protein LOC120665919, which produces MADSSSQGSRISASGRGGRGLLRSRPPVPYREGPLVYEPTVVCMCNRKVPQWISWSDDYPGRRYYRCNRARTVGDCGFYVWYDSEHTTFMKMLLVDLRNAVWELRSKVEEVADLKQINELVSSENEEKGLVLKAQEQELEEKNKQLVVLANWISSGSRCSLFCCGFVMLLVGLFLGMMLVAM; this is translated from the exons ATGGCAGACTCGAGCTCACAAGGTTCCAGGATAAGTGCAAGTGGTCGTGGTGGCCGTGGGCTTCTGAGGTCGCGACCACCGGTGCCGTACAGAGAAGGTCCTCTAGTTTATGAGCCCACCGTGGTGTGTATGTGCAATAGAAAGGTACCACAATGGATTTCTTGGAGTGATGATTATCCAGGTCGGAGGTACTACAGATGCAATCGAGCAAGG ACTGTTGGGGATTGTGGCTTCTATGTGTGGTATGATTCTGAGCACACAACATttatgaaga tgttacttGTTGATCTTCGTAATGCTGTTTGGGAGTTGAGGAGCAAAGTGGAGGAGGTTGCTGACCTGAAGCAAATCAATGAACTGGTGTCTAGTGAGAATGAAGAGAAGGGCTTAGTCCTAAAGGCACAAGAGCAGGAGCTGGAGGAGAAGAATAAGCAATTGGTAGTACTGGCTAACTGGATCAGTTCAGGGAGTAGGTGTAGTTTATTCTGTTGTGGCTTTGTAATGTTGCTTGTTGGCTTGTTCCTTGGCATGATGTTAGTTGCCATGTGA
- the LOC120665918 gene encoding uncharacterized protein LOC120665918: MWGIGDPVQRRCIAFIRGKGCLKFVHLEITDIRLPDLDDEAGAPSFCVDGWALTTWSNNVMSNSVEDWHKECVVQASNITIADMAISRFLEDSGLLCRSLSNEPKAEQINLQNLSMYQPSPCLTEQLAQSRAVKPAEPLHVSALSLPYLVARVKNRHPKAWILAIDMNNGGRLKATTLVSKGAGQDAEGSHEAGAV, translated from the exons ATGTGGGGAATAGGCGACCCAGTGCAACGCCGTTGCATTGCCTTCATCAGAGGCAAGGGTTGTCTCAAGTTTGTTCACTTGGAAATCACTGATATTCGCCTCCCTGACCTGGATGATGAAGCAGGGGCCCCTTCCTTCTGTGTGGATGGCTGGGCCCTCACCACGTGGAGCAACAATGTGATGAGCAATTCCGTGGAGGATTGGCACAAGGAATGTGTGGTCCAGGCTTCCAACATCACCATTGCTGACATGGCAATTTCACGGTTTCTGGAGGACTCTGGGTTGCTGTGTAGATCATTGAGCAATGAgcccaaagcagagcagataaaCCTGCAGAACCTCTCCATGTATCAGCCCTCTCCTTGCCTCACTGAGCAATTAGCCCAAAGCAGAGCAGTGAAACCTGCAGAACCTCTCCATGTATCAGCCCTCTCCTTGCCTTACTTGGTGGCCAGGGTGAAAAATAGGCACCCGAAGGCATGGATTCTTGCCATTGATATGAACAATGGAGGCAGACTGAAAG CTACTACCCTAG TTAGCAAGGGTGCTGGCCAGGATGCTGAAGGATCACATGAAGCTGGTGCGGTGTAG